A segment of the Desulfurococcus mucosus DSM 2162 genome:
TGTAGAGACGCTGTTTCTTATCTTTATGCGTATATGATGCTGCTTTCTCACATTGAAAAAATACAGCCGCCTGGATGGATTGAGATCTTTGATCGCCTATCGAACACGCGCAAGCTTTTCGTGGAGAAGGGCCATAGGATCAAGGCTGGCCCCCTAGAGTATCTAGTTCTCTGGCCCAGCAGAGACTATGCAGAACAAAATTGTGAGAAGGTGCTAAAAGAGCCAGTGCTAAAAGAGCTAAAGGATAAGATTGAGAGCTTCTGCGGGGCACATGAGAACAAGGAGTACAAAAACATAGCGGATAAAGCACGTGAAGAAGCATGTAAAGAAGCTGAAAAAGCACGTGAAAAAATCCTTGAGGGGCTCAGCAAGAACACTGTGCAGGTATATGGGAACATCATCGATCTAGAGGAGCTTCTCACAGAGGATCGCAACAGGGATAGCTATCCACAGAGGGAGGGCTCTCGAAAGCCGGAAAACGATGTGGCAAGTAAGGATAAAGCCTCGATCATACTATATAGCAAGGTGCGTAATTTGAATTCAATAGCCTACGTACTGAAAGCCGGTTTTCCTTGCGAACTCAGGGTGTTCGAACGTGTTAAGCGTCGCAAATATTCAGTCTTTTTCGATTATTACTACGGTTATGATGTATTACTATATCTTGGCGACCTCAGCGATGAAGAACTTGATAAAGCCCTGGAAAATTATTTCGGGTTGACGGAGAACAAACGGCTCCTTGTTGAGGTGGCACCACACCACGGGAACAGCTATTCTCGGTACCTCAAACAGCTTAACCCAGCTCCAGTCTATTTATCGAGGTGTAACAAGCACTATAGATACCCTAATAGGTATGAAAAGTATTACCATGGAAGTGTCGTGATCGTATCTGGTCACACACGCGGTGTAGACATTTCGTATTATAAAGTATAAAGGGGCTTCCAGGCCAAGCGGCTTCGGGCAGGGTTGCACCCTATATCGCGTGGAGCATGGCTCGATCATAATTTAAGGAGCCGTTGCAAAACATCTTAGGCGACTCCCGCGGGAAAGGACACCAAAAGCCACCGTGTTCAGCGATGTAGCGAAGAGATCCGGGGTGAGGAAAGAGCTGCTTATAGTGAACTGAGGGCTGTGAGGGGGCTCCAGTAGTCGGGGGCTACGGTGTTCTTCCCGCCTTTCAGAGGTCCACGATTGAGTATCTCCCATATACGATTAGCGCTGAGTGAACAACTTAATGGCAGCCCTCTCAAGGGATCTCACTTGCAAGAGTGTTCGGCAGATGAGGAGACAGGGCTATTGCTCGCTGCTAGACAACAAGTTTGACTGGGAAAACCTTACTCGGCCAGAATCTCGCAGGACTCTCGGAAACCGCTAAAAGGATGCATACTAGTCATTTCCGCGATGTCTGGCACAGTGCCCTCGCTGGAATACGGAATGATGGCGAATCTTTTGTTCACGATGCCAGAGTCCACGGGGCCTCCCGCCCACAGCACGAGGACGTTGCTGGCTTCAACCCCCCGTGTTCGCCACTATTTTAACCTTTAAATTTCACCATATTTTAATATTTTAATCATGTAAGTGGGGTGAACTGTTGCCTAATGTAATAACAGTGACGAACCAAAAGGGTGGAACCGGTAAGACCACGCTTTCCGCTTTGCTTGGGATCGGTTTAGCCAGCAAAGGATACAATGTGCTGTTAATAGACTTGGATCCGCAGGCTCATCTCTCCTCGCTTTTCGTAAAAATAACTAACCTCGAGAACGTCTCGGACGGCGCTATAGAGATGGCCCAAGACCTGCGTTTCAACATAAGGCCTATAAATATTGGAACGAGGGGAAGGTTGGGCCTGATAGCCTCGGGCCTCAATTACATTATTAAGGTCTACCGGGGAATGATCCCCTCCACCGACCCTTATGCCATTTACAAGCGGATAGAGAGGGAACCCGCGATAACCCGAAACTACGACTATGTGATCTGTGACACGCCACCCGAACTGTTTCCCCCGACAATATGGGGGCTTTTCGCAGCCGACTACATCATAATACCGTCTAACCTGGAGGAGTTGTCAATCCTAGGGACAAAGCTACTGATCAAGGAGGTACTTCCAGAGGTCATAATGTACAGTAAAAAGAATGTAAGGGTTCTGGGGATGGCTTTGATCAACATTAGCAAGAAATACGGTCAAGACACTTTCAATAAGCTGAACGACGCGCTGACCAGGTTTATACGAAACCTCCCTGTTCCAGTGCGTGAGCGCTTTTACGCCAGGCCGCTGTTCCAGGCCCGTATCCACAGGCATGAGGAGCTTAAAGACCTACCCTACAGGCCAAGAAGATGGGAGTTACCCTTGAAACGAGTTGTAGATAGAAGTGCTGAGCTAAGGATCGAGGTTCAAAGCTTTGTTGACGAACTAATCTCGAGGATGAGCAACTTTGCCGGCCTACAGTAGAGCGAATGATGAGACCGAAAAATTCAGGATCATACAATTGGAGTTGCCGAAGCACTTGGCAGACTGGCTAGAGAGCTTCAGCAGAGAGATAGCGATGAGGCCGAGCCAGTTCATCGCAACCATCTTGACATACTTTTACGAAGCATGGAAGGTGGGAAGAGAGTCAGCCTTTGCGGCAACCCGGGAGCCTTATAAAAAGAAGGAGCAGTCGCTGGACGAGATCGTTGAGAGATTCAGTCGAGAAGTAAAGCTTGGCCGCAACATTTTCATTCTCCGAAAGTTCGTTTCATGGATTCAGCAGAGGGGCCTCGGGGTGGGTAGCATAGATGAAGAAGCTGTTAACGCTTTTCTCAACGCATACCTAGAGGGACGTGCAGTAAAGAAGAATACAGTTGATCGATATAGGGGGATCCTGAGGCGCTTCGTGGAATACTTGGCCACGAAAAGAGATACAGACTAAAGCTTCGATGACCGCTAACCGTGCTGAGCTTCCTTCGGTGCTGGTATCCTGTGAGCCCGCACGGGTGGGAAGCGCCCACCTGTCCCATACCTTGCACAGCCCTGCACGCCTCCAGGTCTGTGGACTGGTCGCACTCCCTGTAGAAGAACCCCGGCTCAACAGACGGTAATTCACAACTACCGCGGCCGTGAAAGCCTCCAAGAGAAGCCTTGAGGAGGCGTGCCCTCGCGTAGAGGTATTGTCTACCAGCTCACCGCGATCTATGGTTCTCGTCGATTACCTAGGCCCACTCGCAGGGGTCTATTTTGCCCTCCAGCATGCCGGCGACGTCGTCGAGGATCCTCCTCAGCTCCTCCTCGCTGAGTCTCTCCGCTTCCTCGATCAGCAGCCTCCTAACGAGCTCTGAAACCCTCACACCATGCCTTTCGAGAACCTCCTTAACCCACCTAGGGACCCTCACGCAAACGACAATGCTCAAGTGCTGCCACCCGTAAACGTAGTATACACTTAATAGAAGTTACTAAGGGTTGATAGAAATCATTAGAGATTAACTGGAAATAATTAAAACACCCTCCCACCGGTGTGCTCCACCCTGCTACGGGGATATGGCTTTCACTCGTAGAAAGGTTCACCTAGGCTGGTCTCGGGGACACGGTGACCCGGTGGCATGGGGTTTCCCGGGTGATTGTTGGCTCGGTTGCCATGTTCCCTGTCTTCATGGGCGGTGTCTTCTACCTGTGTGTGCCTGTGTTAGACTGGTGGTGTGGTTGCATGGCTGACTTTTTAGAGCAGGGATTGGATTGCCCTGTACTGGGTTCGGGTTGGATCTATGTTTCCTTCTTCATCCTTGTGAACACGTAGAGCATTAGCAGGCTGGTTGAATAGCCGGCTAGTCTGGAGGGCAGTAGGAGGTATTCTATTATGCTGGGTTGTTCCTCGGCCACGGGTTTCTCCAAGCCTCCGGTTGTATTTACCTTGAAGAGTAGGGTGTAGGACAGCGCCTTGCTCACAGGGTCTTTCACCAGGAAGCCTTCTGCTTCAAGTAGTTTTATACTGTTTGGATCCCTGGTTTCATACCATTCTTTGTCTACTGCAATGTAGTCTACGTTGAGCTCAACGATCATTTCCCTTATGGCACTCGTGTGGAGTGTATCCTTCACGAGGTAGTCTAGTTCAAGGGGCTCGGGCTTCACGCAGCCCTCCATGAAGCCTGAGAGCACTTGCCACAGCCCCGGCTCGAAGACGTTGATCCACTGGTTTCCATGTAGGAGTGGGCCGTACATCGCGTATACTCTATGCCCGCTGGGCACTTTACCGGCGAGGTATTCTGCGATAAGGTATTCATCGCTCTCCACGTAGGTGTGGTCAAGGCTCAGGTTCGACCAGTAAACGGGTATGTAGTGGGAGAAGTAGATTAAGGAGGCGGCCACCACGGCTGTAAGTGCCAGGCTACTTGAGAGCTCTCTAAGCCTCCCATTATAGGTGGATGCGAGTGAAGCCACCATGAAGAGGCCTAGTGTTGGGATAAGCCTGGAGCCCTGGCCGTAGAGCAATACCAGTAGGGCTGTGGAGGACACGTAGAGTAAGGGCAGTCTCTCCCGTCCTTTAAACACCTGCAGGGCTATGCCGGTGAACCCTAGGAGCAGCAGAGGTGCCTGTATCCCGGGCTCGTAGAGGGGAGGAAAGAGGCTCACGCTATTCGTGAATACCCCGGCCACCAGCCCCGGCTGCGGCTGGACACGCATGTAGTGTGAGATGCCGAAGGGTATGAGAGCCGGGATAAGCCACCAGCCACTTATAGCTAGGGCGAGGGCTACCGCTACTGCCAGGAGGCGGGCGATGTATGTTAAAGCACTTACTCCAGCCCCCTTCTTCATGTGCCGCATCACCCAGTATGCGGCTGTGACAGCGGATAGTGTTGCCAGGAGGAGGCTTGCAATGAGGTGGGTGAGAACCGTGAGGCCTGTGAAAACACCGAAGAGAAGCGCGCTCTTTTTCTCCCCGTGCCTCATGAACTCGTTGAGTTCTGAGAGAGCGAGCATTGCCAACCCCTCCCCGAGGATCCTCGTGTACTCCCAGTAAACACTTATCGTTGACACATACCCTGTTATCGAGAGGGCTGTGAGGGCTGTTGCCAACCCGGCCAGCCGGGATCCTGTGAGCGAGCGGCCGAGAGCCCATGCACCCAGGGCGAAAACATAGATTGCGAGGAAGAATGATGTCTGGGCAGCGTAAGGGAAGTCGCCTGCAGCCCTCCCTATTAAATATATCAGGGTGAGCCCGAGCGGAGGGTAGAAGCGGAGGAGGTCGAAGCCACCGCACCACGCCGGGGTATACGGGCCATAGGCGTCAAGTTCGCGGGCCCACTCAATGTAGTATGCGATTGTTGCATCCCGGAATCGCCCAGCCGAGTAGCTGGGTAAACCAGTGGTTGAGAGGAGGGGGTGGGCCACTAGCACCGTCATTAACGCTACGAGGAGCTGGGAGAGGAGCTCGTAGATTACTTCACGAGTATTCATTGATAATCCACCCTGGGCCAGTCCTCCTTAACCAGGGTATTATTTCCCTGTACAACCAGTCAAGCCATAGTACGAGGGCTAAGGCCAGCATGATGGCTCCACCTATGGTGTCGTGGATTATTCTGAAGGCGATGGGGCCGAAGAAAACCCCGGCCACCGCTGAAGCCTCTATCCTAACCATGTTCACCACCAGCATTACGAGGAGATGCACGGGGAGAACCCTGGCCTTCACCCTTAGCCGTACACCGGGTGTGGACAGCACGAGGAGCCCGAGAACCACTGGGGCGAAGACACCTGTGCAGTCAGGCGTCATTATCACTGTTACAGCGTGGCTCATGCGGTGTAGGATTAAAGTATCGGGGGAAACCCTCACTGTGTGTATACCTATGTAGCCCGCTATGAACTCTAGGATGCTTAGTTCTCCGCCTATGAGGAGCAGTGAGATAGGGTCAAGTGTGAGGATGTAGGCTAGAACAGTGGCTACTACTACGCCGGTTAGGAAGGTGTAGAAGACCCTGCCTCCTGCTGTCTCCTCAGTACCTGTATAGGTCACGGTACTCACCTCTCTTACTTGTAACCACCCATTTAACCCCGCCTGGTAGAATACCCTTGACTGTGCCAGCCACGTGCATTAGGGCGAGGTAGTAGATCATTGGGATAGCGTAGAGGGCTGTGATCACGGTATCCTTGTACCTGTAGCCTTCAAGCATTGCGCCAGCTATGAGCAAGGTCTCTATTCCCAGGAGCCATAGGTAGACCCCTATAGGCCACGGCATCCTGAGATGGGAGCCTGTCACGAGATAGTGGGCTAAGGGAGCCAAGGTGTTCACATAGACCCAGACACCGTTAGTGAAGTATAAGCCTTGTAAAACATATCCAAGCTTAGCCGTTCTTGAAAGCCCCTTGCACGCTAGGATCTCTAGGAAGGTGCTGGCGAACTCTGACAGCGTGCCAGCAGCCCATCGAACCTGCTGCCTCCACAGGGCTCTATGCGTCTTCGGTACAGCACCGCTTGCAGCGGCTTCATGGGTGGCCAGGATCTTAAAGCCCGGTATCTCCATACTGGAATCTATCGTCAGCCTCCAGTCTTCGGCGAGGCTTCCGGGGCGGAACCTCACTCTCTCGAAGACCCTTCTACTGATGAGGCCGCAGGAGCCGGTGAAGATAGGGTATAGTCCATCACGGTAGCGGCCCACGAGGTTAACTATGGAGCCAGCTGTCGAAGCCCTGTAGAGTGTGCCTATAACAGTATCAGAGCCTTTCCGGTGTCTCTGATACCCTTGCACCACGTGTGCATCGTGGTCGAAGGCGAGGGAGACAAGCTTCCACACCATGCCTGGCTCTATCTCGAAATCCGCGTCCAGGATCAACACGTAGTCAACGTGTTCAACACTCAGCAAGTACTCGATGGCATCGTTGAGGGCCCCGGCTTTAAGGCCCTTCCTCCCCTTTCTCCTGTAATGCACGAGCTTTACACGGCTTCTGAGACTAGCATTGGAGAGCTCGTGGAGCAGGTCTTCGTCATCGGAGTCGTCGACTACTACGACAACGGTGTTAGGGTAGTCGATGCCCTGTAGGCTTTTTATGGAGGCTAATACCTCGTAGTCGTTGTAAACAGGGATCAGTATTCCGACCTTCGGCCACATGCTTTGAGGCATCTTCTCCAGTAAGCGGGCTGGCTTCGGGGGGCCGAGGCGGATGAACGCGATGAAGCTGGAGATATACCACGCTGCGTAAACCCCTAGTACGGCGGATGAGACTATGTATAGCACTATGGAGGCGTTCACAGTGAAATCTAGTAGGAAACGCCTCCACGCCTCTAGTTCTGCATACCAGTATGAGTTCAACATCTTTCCTCAGCCACAGTGCTCTAGGACTGCTTCACGTTCCTTTTCAAGAAGCTTTGCGAGACGAGTTATGCTCTCAGTAGGCAGGTTGAGTGCCTCTGAAACCCTCACGGGATCCGGGTCTTCCAGCAAAGACTTCGCCGCGATGCAGAAGTATGGATCCTCCCTCGATAGTCTTGAGGCGAGGCTCTCCACCCCGGTCGGCCCTGAGGCGAAGTAGAATAATGATTTCCTCCACTTGAAAGAGGAGATGATCCCTCTGGACTCAAGCACGTATAGGTGCCAGGAGAGCGTGGCCTTCGGCATATTTAAAAGCCTCAACAGTTCGCTCATGGTTACCGCGCCTCTTGCTTCAAGAGCCCTCATTATTTCCCGCCTAGCCGGGTGAGCTAGGGCTTCATCAGCCTCAAGCTTCAGCCGGGCCGGGGGGAGGACTACAAGCCCCTGCGGCCTCCTGGTTCTTGGAAGGGATAGCTGGGAGACGGCTACGGCTGATGCTAAGACAGCTATCACCGGTAATGCTATTGAGTATTTCACCTGGCTTCCACCGGGTTCCCAGGGCGGTGCAGTCAGGGATTTCAACAGTAGCTCCAGGTAGTAGGGGTCATGGGTGTCGCAGTACGCCCAAGCTATGTTTAAAGGCACCACGATGATTAAACCCTTGCCCACGTGGAGATAGTATATGCCTCCATGCTCCTCCACCCCCTCCCCGAATAATAGGAGGGCCTTGTACTTCGACACATTGTAACTACTGGGAACCCCTGGTTTCAGCGGCGAGTCGTATACAATTATCCTTAAAGGCGTCTCCTGCTGTAAGACCGGGTAAAGCATCATGAAGCCGTTAAAGGTGGTGACAACCCTCCCCCCGGATACAGCGTAGTCTACTGTAGCCTTTGCCACGGCTCCAGCGAGCTCCGCCTTGCTTGAACCATAATTCGGGTCTACGAGGATTACATGGCTCCACTCCAGGGACCTCAAGGCCTCCGTAAAGTTCTCGAGTCCAGCTGTAGAGGGCTTGAAGCCGTAGGCATTCGACACGGCTGTGATGTACTCGTAGTCACATGTGTCTGTAGCAAGAATGAGGATGCTTGACTGGGTTGCCGACGCTTTAAAGCATGGGAGTAGGAGTATTGATAAAAAGAGGACGAGGAGCCAGTGCTTCAAGCCCTGCTCCTCCTTCCCGCCAACATAGATGTGCCTGCAGCGATCACGGGGAGGGCTGATAACGCGAGCACTGAGAGGGGAGTTACCTCCGGGACCTCGGAGCCGTTTACATATACTGCGCTGGCTACAGCGTCCAAGTACTCGGTGTTTAAGTCTAGGTTCAATGCTTTACTGCTGCTGGCTGAGACCCCTGCAACCACTATATCGCTTCCATCAACAACACCGTTTATAATGGTTGCCCCATTGAAAACTAGGTAGGTCCACCCACTGGGGGAAGGCTGTACATGAATGCTTAGGCTTGAGGAAATAGCGTTAACGTCAACCCGGAACCCCGCCTTTAACACCATGTCTCTGGTTGTTACCAGCATGCCGTTGACATATATGCTGTCCACCCAGAGCCTCTTAATATCGAGATACCCGTCGCTACCTATCCACATCTTGCCAGGTCCATTGGCGTCGTTGATGTTGAAAACAACGGTATCCCCTTCTTTCACATATATTACTCCGCTACTCGACAAGTCTATTGATCCACCCTGAATCACTTTGACCTGGAGTTGCCCGCTCACAGTCCAATTCCGCCACGATGTGTTAAGGAGAACACTACTTGAAGCCTGCGCCACAACCATGGCAGGTAGCAGGGTTAACGCTGTAAGCAACAGTGTTAACACTGTTATTCTGGGAGAGAGCATTAAGACCACCTTTCTTCCGGTTTTTTTAAGTCTTCATGAAGATGTATTTTTGCTTATAAACTTTATAGTCCGATCCCCCCGCTGAAACAGAGGATTAAAACCCGGGGTGTGATGGCATGTGTGCTGGCGTCTTTCGGGAGGCGTGGGGCTCCGCCTTCGTATGCCCTTCACCTCGTAGAATACATCGATGAGGCCGATGCAGACCAGCTTGAATACTTGCAGAAAGATATAGAGCTGACACGAACAGCAGTAGCACTATTGGCTTGCGTATTAGCTAGAAGAATGGGTAGTATAGGTGCAGACAGAGTATGTGGGCACGCGGAGACGTTGACGGAACCAGGTGGATAATAGGATAAAGCACTGCCGGGCTCTACCCGTAGTCATCTTATAGTCTGAGCAATATGATGGGAGCCGAGGCCCCTCTCCTACAGTAGTGCTCTATGCGGCATGCTCTTCACAGCCATGGGGTTTTATTTCTCGTCTCGGCTTTGCGGGCAGTAGCCAACGCGCTCTAGTTTTGTAGACGAGAGTGAGCGGGTTATGTGGATCCCGTGGTAATAAGCAGGGGTATAGTTGCAATGCAGGGTCTTGGGAAAGAGGACTAGCCTATGAAGCGGTGCTTGGGCTCTGAGGCCATGAGGTCACGGGCCTCCGTTGGAGGGTCGAGTTACTGAATGTGCTCTGCAGGAGAGATCCTTCGTCAGCACACTGCTGCATTGTCTACTATCTCGTGCACGAGCCCGCCTAGGCCGAGCTGTTACCGTTGACTTCAGGCGGCGGGATCAGGTCTCATGCCCTCGTATAATACGGCGTCATGTTCGCCGTCCAGGATTTCCGGGGGATCTGTCGGCGTGCTTTGGCTCGGGGGACTGCTGCCCGGGTTTCCGGGGTGCTTTTTAACCCTGTGATTCCCCGGGAGGGTTTATACGGGGGCTGTGGGGATGTGATGTATGCTGGTGGAGCTGTATGGGTGGGGATGGGAGGCTGGCTCTTTTATTCGACTATGATGGGACGTTGAGCCCTGTGGATGCACCTAGGGAGAAAGCGTATCCCTCCATGGAGCTGCTTAGGGTTCTTGAAGGGCTTGCTGAGAAGTATATTGTCGGCGTGGTGACGAGTAAGGACTACTGGTTCATGAAGGGTAGGGCTGGGTTCGCCAGTGTGCTCGGCCTGGTCTCCGGCTTGGAGGCGGTCATGGGTTCCTTCGTATTCACGGTGCGCGAGGCGTTTGAGGCTGGTGAAGTGGATCTCAGGGGGCTCTGGGAGAAGGCTTCTGGCACGGGGTCCCTATATGTCGAG
Coding sequences within it:
- a CDS encoding ParA family protein, whose product is MPNVITVTNQKGGTGKTTLSALLGIGLASKGYNVLLIDLDPQAHLSSLFVKITNLENVSDGAIEMAQDLRFNIRPINIGTRGRLGLIASGLNYIIKVYRGMIPSTDPYAIYKRIEREPAITRNYDYVICDTPPELFPPTIWGLFAADYIIIPSNLEELSILGTKLLIKEVLPEVIMYSKKNVRVLGMALINISKKYGQDTFNKLNDALTRFIRNLPVPVRERFYARPLFQARIHRHEELKDLPYRPRRWELPLKRVVDRSAELRIEVQSFVDELISRMSNFAGLQ
- a CDS encoding 6-pyruvoyl-tetrahydropterin synthase-related protein; the protein is MNTREVIYELLSQLLVALMTVLVAHPLLSTTGLPSYSAGRFRDATIAYYIEWARELDAYGPYTPAWCGGFDLLRFYPPLGLTLIYLIGRAAGDFPYAAQTSFFLAIYVFALGAWALGRSLTGSRLAGLATALTALSITGYVSTISVYWEYTRILGEGLAMLALSELNEFMRHGEKKSALLFGVFTGLTVLTHLIASLLLATLSAVTAAYWVMRHMKKGAGVSALTYIARLLAVAVALALAISGWWLIPALIPFGISHYMRVQPQPGLVAGVFTNSVSLFPPLYEPGIQAPLLLLGFTGIALQVFKGRERLPLLYVSSTALLVLLYGQGSRLIPTLGLFMVASLASTYNGRLRELSSSLALTAVVAASLIYFSHYIPVYWSNLSLDHTYVESDEYLIAEYLAGKVPSGHRVYAMYGPLLHGNQWINVFEPGLWQVLSGFMEGCVKPEPLELDYLVKDTLHTSAIREMIVELNVDYIAVDKEWYETRDPNSIKLLEAEGFLVKDPVSKALSYTLLFKVNTTGGLEKPVAEEQPSIIEYLLLPSRLAGYSTSLLMLYVFTRMKKET
- a CDS encoding exosortase/archaeosortase family protein: MTYTGTEETAGGRVFYTFLTGVVVATVLAYILTLDPISLLLIGGELSILEFIAGYIGIHTVRVSPDTLILHRMSHAVTVIMTPDCTGVFAPVVLGLLVLSTPGVRLRVKARVLPVHLLVMLVVNMVRIEASAVAGVFFGPIAFRIIHDTIGGAIMLALALVLWLDWLYREIIPWLRRTGPGWIINEYS
- a CDS encoding glycosyltransferase family 2 protein, yielding MLNSYWYAELEAWRRFLLDFTVNASIVLYIVSSAVLGVYAAWYISSFIAFIRLGPPKPARLLEKMPQSMWPKVGILIPVYNDYEVLASIKSLQGIDYPNTVVVVVDDSDDEDLLHELSNASLRSRVKLVHYRRKGRKGLKAGALNDAIEYLLSVEHVDYVLILDADFEIEPGMVWKLVSLAFDHDAHVVQGYQRHRKGSDTVIGTLYRASTAGSIVNLVGRYRDGLYPIFTGSCGLISRRVFERVRFRPGSLAEDWRLTIDSSMEIPGFKILATHEAAASGAVPKTHRALWRQQVRWAAGTLSEFASTFLEILACKGLSRTAKLGYVLQGLYFTNGVWVYVNTLAPLAHYLVTGSHLRMPWPIGVYLWLLGIETLLIAGAMLEGYRYKDTVITALYAIPMIYYLALMHVAGTVKGILPGGVKWVVTSKRGEYRDLYRY
- a CDS encoding helix-turn-helix domain-containing protein, producing the protein MKHWLLVLFLSILLLPCFKASATQSSILILATDTCDYEYITAVSNAYGFKPSTAGLENFTEALRSLEWSHVILVDPNYGSSKAELAGAVAKATVDYAVSGGRVVTTFNGFMMLYPVLQQETPLRIIVYDSPLKPGVPSSYNVSKYKALLLFGEGVEEHGGIYYLHVGKGLIIVVPLNIAWAYCDTHDPYYLELLLKSLTAPPWEPGGSQVKYSIALPVIAVLASAVAVSQLSLPRTRRPQGLVVLPPARLKLEADEALAHPARREIMRALEARGAVTMSELLRLLNMPKATLSWHLYVLESRGIISSFKWRKSLFYFASGPTGVESLASRLSREDPYFCIAAKSLLEDPDPVRVSEALNLPTESITRLAKLLEKEREAVLEHCG
- a CDS encoding trehalose-phosphatase: MGGDGRLALLFDYDGTLSPVDAPREKAYPSMELLRVLEGLAEKYIVGVVTSKDYWFMKGRAGFASVLGLVSGLEAVMGSFVFTVREAFEAGEVDLRGLWEKASGTGSLYVEEKKSISGSLLST